The proteins below are encoded in one region of Edaphobacter bradus:
- the hfq gene encoding RNA chaperone Hfq, which yields MESKPAQNIQDTFLNTVRKDKSPITIYLVSGVKLTGKIRSFDKYSVLLENNSQEQLIFKHAISTVVSGRIAGGASHTESRPAATHAPAAPVAEITSAAAASR from the coding sequence ATGGAATCAAAGCCGGCACAGAACATTCAGGATACGTTTCTTAACACGGTGCGCAAAGACAAGAGCCCGATAACGATCTATCTGGTTAGTGGAGTCAAGCTCACAGGAAAGATTCGCTCCTTCGACAAGTACTCCGTGCTGCTTGAGAACAACAGCCAGGAACAGTTGATCTTCAAGCATGCCATCTCGACTGTGGTTAGCGGACGAATCGCGGGGGGCGCGTCTCACACTGAAAGCAGACCAGCTGCTACGCACGCTCCCGCGGCTCCCGTGGCCGAGATTACGAGTGCGGCAGCAGCCAGCCGTTGA
- a CDS encoding DegT/DnrJ/EryC1/StrS family aminotransferase, translating to MPTKLQPVPMLDFSRQFTGIREEILTAIEKVCTSQRFILGPEVQSFERAAAVACGASHGIGCASGTDALWLAMVAAGIGPGDAVITAPFSFFASVSSILRAGARPLLADIEPGSFNLSAEAVERVLATADGGKVRAVMPVHLYGQCADWDAFAALKQRHGVLLIEDAAQAFGAAWRGVHAGALGDLAAFSFYPTKNLSAMGDAGLVTTGSDAFAERAQMLRAHGMRRRYYHDEVGWNSRLDTLQAAVLEVKLRYLPEWNRQRQARAVRYDELFRQAGLAATNVADGVVLPETDARATHVFHQYVIRAPRRDALREHLMERQVGSEIYYPLPLHLQESLRSLGYKQGDFPVSERAADEVLALPMYAELREDEQQTVVEAIREFYR from the coding sequence GTGCCTACCAAGCTTCAACCCGTACCAATGCTTGACTTTTCCCGCCAATTCACCGGGATCCGCGAAGAGATTCTGACTGCCATCGAAAAAGTCTGCACTTCGCAGCGTTTTATTCTGGGGCCAGAGGTCCAGAGCTTCGAGCGCGCGGCTGCCGTGGCCTGCGGAGCAAGCCACGGCATAGGCTGCGCCAGCGGGACCGATGCCCTTTGGCTGGCGATGGTTGCGGCTGGAATCGGGCCCGGCGACGCCGTTATCACGGCTCCCTTCAGCTTTTTTGCTTCAGTCAGCTCGATCCTGCGCGCGGGAGCGCGGCCTCTGCTGGCAGACATCGAACCGGGCAGCTTCAATCTTTCTGCCGAGGCCGTCGAGCGCGTTCTCGCAACTGCGGATGGAGGGAAGGTTAGGGCCGTGATGCCGGTCCACCTCTATGGGCAATGCGCCGACTGGGACGCCTTTGCGGCCCTGAAGCAGCGGCACGGTGTTCTGTTGATCGAGGACGCGGCACAGGCCTTCGGTGCAGCGTGGAGAGGAGTTCACGCGGGCGCTCTGGGCGATCTTGCGGCCTTCAGCTTCTATCCGACGAAGAACCTGAGCGCGATGGGGGATGCCGGGCTGGTGACGACTGGATCGGACGCCTTCGCGGAACGGGCACAGATGCTGCGCGCCCACGGGATGCGGCGGCGCTACTACCACGACGAGGTGGGCTGGAATTCGCGGCTCGACACGCTTCAGGCTGCAGTGCTGGAGGTGAAGCTGCGCTATCTGCCGGAGTGGAACCGGCAGCGGCAGGCACGGGCTGTCCGTTACGACGAACTGTTCCGGCAGGCTGGACTTGCGGCAACGAACGTTGCGGATGGCGTCGTGCTTCCGGAGACCGACGCTCGCGCCACGCATGTCTTCCACCAGTATGTGATTCGCGCACCTCGACGCGATGCGCTGCGAGAGCACCTGATGGAGCGACAGGTTGGCAGTGAGATCTACTATCCCCTTCCGCTGCACCTGCAAGAGAGCCTGCGCAGCCTGGGATACAAACAGGGAGATTTCCCGGTTAGCGAAAGGGCCGCCGACGAGGTGCTCGCGCTGCCGATGTATGCGGAACTGCGAGAGGACGAGCAGCAGACAGTGGTCGAGGCGATACGGGAGTTCTATCGCTGA
- the atpA gene encoding F0F1 ATP synthase subunit alpha — protein MAQINADEITELLRQQIENYEQKIQVDEVGTIISLGDGIARLHGLDKVMAGELIEFPHNVAGLAMNLDEDQVGAVLLGDYTELKEGDQVKRTGRIMSVPVGNAMIGRVVNALGQPVDDKGPINATEYLPVERLAPGVISRQSVREPMATGIKAIDTMIPIGRGQRELLIGDRQTGKTAIALDTIINSAKNDLICIYCAIGQKRSSVAQVVQTLEEYGAMAYTIVVAATASEPAPMQYLAPFAATAIGEYFRDNGKHALVIYDDLSKHAASYREISLLLRRPPGREAYPGDVFYLHSRLLERSSKLSDELGGGSLTALPIIETQAGDVSAYIPTNVISITDGQIFLETDLFNSGVRPAVNVGLSVSRVGFSAAVKATKQVGSTLKLDLAQYRELAAFSQFGSDLDAVTQRQLNRGQRLTELLKQPQFQPLTAEKQVAILFAGTSGLLDDVAVSDLRAFEDGLYPYLESTGTVLADIATKKALDDDIKSRLTQAIKDYKADFLASRKEKEAAAAK, from the coding sequence ATGGCACAGATCAACGCAGATGAGATAACCGAGCTGCTTCGCCAGCAGATTGAGAACTACGAGCAGAAGATCCAGGTCGACGAGGTCGGCACCATCATCTCCCTCGGCGACGGAATCGCCCGCCTCCACGGCCTCGACAAGGTCATGGCCGGCGAGCTCATCGAGTTCCCCCACAACGTCGCCGGACTCGCGATGAACCTCGACGAGGACCAGGTTGGTGCCGTGCTCCTCGGCGACTACACCGAGCTGAAGGAAGGCGACCAGGTCAAGCGTACCGGGCGCATCATGTCGGTCCCCGTCGGCAACGCCATGATCGGCCGCGTCGTCAATGCTCTCGGCCAGCCCGTCGACGACAAGGGCCCCATCAACGCCACCGAGTACCTCCCCGTCGAGCGGCTCGCCCCCGGCGTTATCTCCCGCCAGTCTGTGCGCGAGCCCATGGCCACCGGCATCAAGGCCATCGACACCATGATTCCCATCGGCCGCGGCCAGCGCGAGCTCCTCATCGGCGATCGCCAGACCGGCAAAACCGCCATCGCGCTCGACACCATCATCAACTCGGCCAAGAACGACCTCATCTGCATCTATTGCGCCATCGGGCAGAAGCGCTCCTCGGTTGCGCAGGTTGTGCAGACGCTCGAAGAGTACGGCGCGATGGCCTACACCATCGTCGTCGCCGCCACGGCCTCCGAGCCCGCGCCGATGCAGTACCTCGCGCCCTTCGCCGCCACGGCCATCGGCGAGTACTTCCGCGACAACGGCAAGCACGCCCTGGTCATCTACGACGACCTCTCGAAGCACGCCGCGTCCTACCGCGAAATCTCGCTGCTCCTCCGCCGTCCCCCGGGACGCGAGGCCTACCCCGGCGATGTCTTCTACCTCCATTCCAGGCTCCTCGAGCGTAGCTCGAAGCTTTCCGATGAGCTCGGTGGCGGTTCGCTGACGGCGCTTCCCATCATCGAAACCCAGGCAGGCGACGTCTCGGCCTACATTCCGACCAACGTCATCTCCATCACCGACGGCCAGATCTTCCTCGAAACCGACCTCTTCAACTCCGGCGTTCGCCCGGCGGTCAACGTCGGCCTCTCGGTCTCGCGTGTAGGCTTCTCGGCGGCCGTCAAGGCCACCAAGCAGGTCGGCTCCACGCTCAAGCTCGACCTCGCGCAGTACCGCGAACTGGCCGCCTTCTCGCAGTTCGGCTCCGATCTCGACGCCGTCACGCAGCGTCAGCTCAACCGCGGCCAGCGCCTCACTGAGCTGCTTAAGCAGCCGCAGTTCCAGCCGCTCACCGCAGAGAAGCAGGTAGCCATCCTCTTTGCCGGAACCAGCGGCCTGCTCGACGACGTCGCGGTCAGCGACCTCCGCGCCTTTGAAGACGGCCTCTACCCGTACCTCGAGTCCACGGGAACCGTTCTCGCCGACATCGCCACCAAGAAGGCCCTCGATGACGACATCAAGTCCCGCCTTACCCAGGCGATCAAGGACTACAAGGCTGACTTCCTCGCCTCGCGCAAGGAGAAGGAGGCGGCTGCGGCCAAATAA
- a CDS encoding SH3 domain-containing protein, which yields MLALTLTGCSRLRPKPPQQYVYVTAKQTFLRDRVAAVSNRVGTVENGEKLQVLERGRRFLRVQSEKGEQGWIDEKAVATQEIFDQFGALKQQHQGDPTIASAVVRDDVYLHSKPGRDTDRFYRLSEGEKLKLLRRATLPKPLPPGQRPPKPVAPADSGDKPAEEDKAETSVQPVQPMEDWWLVRDSKGDTGWLYSRMIDVDVPDSVARYSEGQRMVGAYVLTTVNDPDAPQDDKNIPIYVTVFGPYKAGLPYDFDQVRVFTWNIKKHRYETAFRERNFEGYLPIEIKMAADRYGKAPAATAPAPTFTYRVLSADAAPVVPDPVTGDIVPGRTVLKTYRLEGNVVRRILAPGETAPDVAHPEPIADKKKDLKKKGIAKKRH from the coding sequence GTGCTGGCCCTCACGTTGACCGGCTGCTCTCGTCTTCGCCCGAAGCCCCCTCAGCAATACGTCTACGTCACAGCGAAACAGACCTTCCTGAGGGACCGTGTCGCCGCCGTCTCCAACCGCGTAGGCACCGTCGAGAACGGAGAGAAGCTCCAGGTCCTTGAGCGTGGACGCCGCTTCCTGCGCGTTCAGTCCGAGAAGGGCGAGCAGGGTTGGATTGACGAGAAGGCCGTCGCGACCCAGGAGATCTTCGATCAGTTCGGAGCCTTGAAGCAGCAGCATCAAGGTGACCCCACGATCGCCTCCGCTGTTGTGCGAGACGACGTCTACCTGCACTCCAAGCCCGGACGCGATACCGACCGCTTCTACCGGCTGTCTGAGGGGGAAAAGCTCAAGCTTCTGCGCCGGGCGACGCTGCCTAAGCCACTGCCTCCGGGCCAACGGCCGCCAAAGCCGGTTGCGCCTGCCGATTCGGGGGATAAGCCCGCGGAAGAAGACAAGGCAGAGACTTCGGTCCAGCCAGTTCAGCCGATGGAAGACTGGTGGCTGGTTCGCGACTCCAAAGGCGACACCGGATGGCTTTACAGCCGCATGATCGACGTGGATGTGCCCGACTCGGTCGCTCGCTACTCCGAGGGCCAGCGTATGGTCGGGGCTTACGTGCTTACCACTGTCAACGATCCGGACGCGCCGCAGGACGACAAGAACATCCCCATCTACGTCACGGTGTTTGGCCCTTACAAGGCCGGCCTGCCCTACGATTTCGACCAGGTGCGTGTCTTCACGTGGAACATTAAGAAGCATCGCTACGAGACGGCCTTCCGCGAGCGCAACTTTGAGGGCTATCTTCCAATAGAGATCAAGATGGCCGCCGATCGGTACGGAAAGGCCCCCGCTGCCACGGCGCCCGCTCCCACCTTCACATATCGGGTACTCTCAGCCGACGCGGCGCCCGTCGTTCCCGATCCCGTTACTGGGGATATAGTGCCGGGCAGGACCGTCCTCAAGACCTATCGGCTTGAGGGCAATGTTGTTCGTCGTATTCTTGCGCCCGGCGAGACGGCCCCCGACGTGGCCCACCCCGAGCCCATCGCCGACAAAAAGAAAGACCTCAAGAAGAAGGGAATAGCGAAGAAGCGGCATTAG
- the hflX gene encoding GTPase HflX: protein MTDSFIGVDGKTSPKRRSLVELQQAAAAEDRLPPGRSRAERAALVAVEFTGERRKLTSAATLARKAAQVLAEAGSEAPDPVPHSADLDFEASVAEFEELARSAGAEIAATLVQHRPRPDPATLVGRGKLEEISGVVGSTHANLVLFDHDLTPSQLRNLEAKLPCRVIDRTQLILDIFARHARTREGQLQVELAQLEYQLPRLAGRGRTMSQLGGGIGTRGPGETQLETDRRKINLRIDHVKRQLESVRRIRRQQRQRREAVPVPVVALVGYTNAGKSTLFNALTEAGVLESSRMFATLDPKLSQLVLPSRRRVLLSDTVGFIRNLPHTLVTSFRATLEEVERAELLLHVRDASNPMLDEQKVQVERVLGELDVAGKPIIEVWNKIDLLAQEQRGQIAGPGRAAVSALTGEGLDGLLAAIDAALTADPIIEMQFRLPQSEGAILASLEAGAILSDKRFDGNLAFFTARGPASLLDRFRRFQEKGREAGKVVEKQAPELA, encoded by the coding sequence TTGACAGACTCCTTCATTGGCGTAGATGGGAAGACCTCGCCCAAGCGGCGCTCCCTCGTCGAGCTTCAACAGGCGGCAGCAGCAGAAGACCGCCTGCCGCCCGGCCGGTCCCGTGCCGAGCGAGCCGCGCTGGTCGCAGTCGAGTTCACTGGCGAGCGTCGCAAACTGACCTCGGCAGCAACGCTCGCGCGAAAGGCCGCACAGGTTCTTGCAGAGGCAGGCAGCGAAGCCCCCGATCCCGTGCCGCACTCCGCAGATCTTGATTTCGAAGCCTCCGTCGCTGAGTTCGAGGAACTCGCCCGCAGCGCCGGAGCTGAGATCGCCGCGACTCTTGTCCAGCACCGTCCCCGCCCCGATCCCGCGACACTTGTCGGCCGAGGCAAACTCGAAGAGATTTCTGGCGTCGTCGGCTCCACGCATGCCAACCTCGTGCTCTTCGATCATGACCTGACGCCCTCGCAGCTCCGCAACCTCGAGGCGAAGCTCCCCTGCCGCGTCATTGACCGCACGCAGCTCATCCTCGACATCTTCGCCCGCCACGCGCGCACTCGCGAGGGCCAGCTTCAGGTCGAGCTCGCGCAGCTTGAATACCAGCTCCCGCGCCTTGCGGGTCGCGGCCGCACGATGAGCCAGCTGGGTGGCGGCATTGGTACTCGAGGTCCCGGCGAGACGCAGCTCGAGACCGACCGGCGCAAGATCAACCTCCGCATCGACCACGTCAAGCGCCAGCTCGAATCCGTGCGGCGCATTCGCCGGCAGCAGCGTCAGCGCCGCGAGGCAGTGCCTGTCCCGGTCGTCGCTCTGGTCGGTTACACCAATGCTGGAAAGAGCACGCTCTTCAACGCGCTTACCGAGGCTGGCGTGCTTGAGTCCTCGCGCATGTTCGCAACGCTCGACCCCAAGCTCAGCCAACTTGTGCTGCCTTCGCGCCGGCGCGTGCTTCTCTCAGATACGGTGGGCTTCATCCGGAACCTTCCCCACACACTCGTCACCAGCTTCCGGGCAACGTTGGAAGAAGTGGAACGCGCCGAGCTTCTGCTCCATGTCCGCGACGCCTCAAACCCCATGCTCGACGAGCAGAAGGTGCAGGTGGAGCGGGTTCTCGGCGAACTCGACGTCGCCGGCAAGCCCATCATCGAGGTATGGAACAAGATCGACCTGCTCGCGCAGGAGCAGCGCGGCCAGATCGCCGGGCCAGGCAGGGCCGCCGTCTCGGCGCTCACCGGGGAGGGCCTCGACGGTCTTCTGGCCGCCATTGACGCAGCCCTGACTGCTGACCCCATCATCGAGATGCAGTTCCGCCTTCCGCAGTCGGAGGGAGCCATCCTGGCCTCGCTCGAGGCAGGAGCCATCCTCAGCGACAAGCGATTTGACGGTAATCTGGCGTTCTTCACCGCACGCGGGCCCGCTTCGCTACTTGATCGCTTCCGCAGGTTTCAGGAGAAGGGTCGTGAAGCTGGAAAAGTGGTTGAAAAACAAGCTCCAGAATTAGCATAG
- a CDS encoding F0F1 ATP synthase subunit B family protein: protein MDEILNQLGGLVLGSVPTMILFILLVTAYGLLVRRPLNRVLAERRARTSGAMDQARGAIAAAEAEATAYEEKLRAARAEIFAAREARIKQWNAEREVALDQARQASQNRIAVARLDIEKSADEARGHIEALSSELSSRILTAVLPASVAATEVAQ, encoded by the coding sequence ATGGACGAGATACTCAATCAACTCGGTGGACTTGTGCTCGGCTCCGTGCCGACCATGATCCTCTTTATTCTTCTGGTCACCGCGTACGGCCTGCTGGTTCGCCGGCCTTTGAACCGCGTGCTGGCCGAGCGGCGCGCTCGCACCAGTGGCGCTATGGATCAGGCCCGCGGAGCAATTGCAGCAGCCGAGGCCGAAGCGACAGCCTACGAAGAGAAACTGCGCGCCGCCCGCGCTGAGATCTTCGCCGCCCGCGAAGCCCGGATCAAACAGTGGAACGCAGAGCGGGAAGTCGCACTCGATCAGGCGCGCCAGGCCTCGCAGAACCGTATCGCCGTCGCCCGCCTAGACATTGAAAAGAGCGCAGACGAGGCTCGCGGTCATATCGAAGCCCTCAGCAGCGAGCTCAGCTCCCGTATCCTCACCGCCGTGCTGCCTGCCAGCGTCGCCGCCACGGAGGTCGCCCAGTGA
- a CDS encoding ATP synthase F0 subunit B produces the protein MSRSTHKKLFAGLFLASMLIMPVASRLHAQGAAPVATSAASFSAPETQAPEKNKEEDETEAFRHSAAVKAIGAKLGLNPDQAATVFSVLNFAVLAILIGGFLLKKLPKTFRDRSSSIQKHLVEARTATEEANARLSGVEARLSKLDAQIAAMRAQAEKDIAAEEQRIKASVEEEKQRILSSAEQEITSATAQARRQLQQYAAELAIEQAARKLAVNAETDRLLVQDFARRLTGEKEGHN, from the coding sequence GTGAGCCGCTCCACGCACAAGAAACTCTTCGCTGGTCTCTTCCTCGCATCGATGCTGATCATGCCAGTAGCTTCGCGCCTCCACGCTCAGGGGGCTGCACCGGTCGCCACCTCCGCTGCTAGTTTCAGCGCGCCGGAGACGCAGGCGCCCGAGAAGAATAAGGAAGAGGATGAAACCGAAGCCTTCCGTCACTCCGCCGCCGTCAAGGCCATCGGAGCGAAGCTCGGTCTCAATCCCGACCAGGCTGCAACAGTCTTTTCCGTTCTCAACTTCGCAGTCCTCGCCATCCTGATTGGCGGGTTCCTTCTGAAGAAACTGCCCAAGACCTTCCGTGATCGCTCCTCGTCGATTCAAAAGCACTTAGTCGAGGCCCGCACGGCTACCGAGGAGGCCAATGCCCGCCTCTCGGGAGTTGAAGCCCGTCTCAGCAAGCTAGATGCGCAGATCGCTGCGATGCGCGCCCAGGCAGAGAAGGACATCGCCGCCGAAGAGCAGCGCATCAAGGCATCCGTAGAAGAGGAGAAACAGCGTATTCTCTCCTCAGCCGAGCAGGAGATCACCTCGGCCACGGCGCAGGCCCGCCGCCAGTTGCAGCAGTATGCCGCCGAGCTTGCGATCGAGCAGGCTGCGCGCAAGCTCGCCGTGAATGCAGAGACCGACCGCCTGCTCGTACAGGATTTTGCCCGCCGCCTTACTGGTGAGAAAGAGGGGCATAACTAA
- the atpH gene encoding ATP synthase F1 subunit delta, whose amino-acid sequence MSAIALRYAQAFAAVVASHKLDALATRKQLSDFNDTLAESHALREVLSNPAIPSDQKLRVLDVIASRLGVLPQVRNFLAVIMDHQRIYELSEILDEYRGLADEQASLTEAEVTTAHPLNSQDRAELEAQVAKLAGSHVRATYREDSSLLGGVVVRIGSTVYDGSIKAQLLGLKQKLISA is encoded by the coding sequence ATGTCGGCCATCGCTCTCCGCTACGCACAGGCCTTTGCTGCAGTTGTTGCATCGCACAAGCTCGATGCCCTCGCGACCCGCAAGCAGCTCTCCGATTTCAACGACACCCTGGCCGAGAGCCACGCACTCCGCGAGGTGCTCTCGAACCCCGCGATCCCGAGCGATCAGAAGCTGAGGGTTCTCGATGTCATCGCTTCGCGCCTTGGCGTGCTCCCGCAGGTTCGCAACTTTCTCGCGGTCATCATGGATCACCAGCGTATCTATGAGCTCAGTGAGATTCTTGACGAGTACCGTGGTCTGGCTGACGAGCAGGCCAGTCTCACCGAGGCGGAGGTCACCACGGCCCATCCGCTCAACAGTCAGGACCGCGCCGAGCTTGAGGCGCAGGTCGCAAAGCTGGCCGGCAGCCACGTTCGCGCGACCTACCGCGAGGACTCCTCGCTCCTTGGCGGAGTCGTTGTCCGCATCGGATCGACGGTCTACGATGGCTCGATCAAGGCCCAGTTGCTTGGCCTGAAGCAGAAGCTGATCAGCGCATAG
- a CDS encoding lactonase family protein translates to MKATTVARQWSVVFFILVVLSALTGCGDFFISPHAAGGGGGTTTGNYVYVANGTTDTLAGYSIGTGTLTAISGSPLSVGYAPLAVAVTPSNTLLYVAGAGAIYVYKINSNGSLTGSSGGAAVAVVNVASLAVSPDGQWLFGLDVTTTVLDEFKIDPSTGALAGVGTIPYVVSDAHVAPKEVRVAPTGNFVFAALGTGGDVVFTLNTTTGAVATSQHLALNSSQTSDNGIAIDSTTSNLFIARSGLNGGVAVYSIGAAGALTQISGSPFSAGSGPASVVLDKSGKYVYVANRTDATISGYSIGATGALSALRGSPYTSGTLVTSLGTDKTGAYILAGAFGGSPDLSMYTIGTTNLGQLALATSTATGMDPAGVNEIALTH, encoded by the coding sequence ATGAAGGCAACAACAGTGGCCAGGCAGTGGAGCGTGGTTTTTTTCATTCTGGTTGTGCTGTCAGCTTTGACAGGCTGTGGCGATTTCTTTATTTCACCCCACGCAGCCGGCGGAGGGGGCGGAACGACGACCGGCAACTACGTCTACGTCGCGAACGGCACGACCGACACGTTAGCAGGATACTCCATCGGAACCGGCACTCTAACGGCAATCTCAGGCTCTCCGCTTTCGGTCGGATACGCTCCTCTCGCTGTGGCTGTTACTCCTTCCAACACCCTCCTTTACGTCGCCGGCGCAGGCGCCATCTATGTTTACAAGATCAACTCCAATGGCTCACTCACCGGCTCCAGTGGTGGCGCGGCCGTTGCCGTTGTTAACGTCGCATCACTCGCTGTCTCGCCCGACGGCCAATGGCTCTTTGGTCTCGACGTCACAACTACGGTCTTGGACGAGTTCAAGATTGATCCATCGACCGGCGCACTAGCCGGGGTGGGAACCATCCCCTACGTAGTCTCAGACGCCCATGTAGCGCCCAAGGAGGTGCGCGTCGCGCCTACTGGAAACTTCGTCTTCGCCGCGCTTGGGACGGGTGGAGACGTCGTCTTCACCCTCAATACGACAACTGGCGCCGTAGCCACCAGCCAGCACCTTGCGCTCAACTCGTCGCAGACCAGCGACAATGGGATCGCCATCGACAGCACGACCTCAAACCTCTTCATTGCGCGCAGTGGGCTCAATGGCGGAGTCGCTGTCTACAGCATCGGCGCGGCCGGAGCGCTTACCCAGATCAGCGGATCACCGTTTAGCGCCGGATCGGGGCCGGCCTCGGTCGTGCTCGATAAATCAGGCAAGTATGTGTACGTCGCCAACCGCACCGACGCTACTATCTCGGGCTACTCCATCGGCGCGACGGGAGCTCTGAGCGCACTCAGGGGTTCACCCTACACCAGTGGCACGCTGGTCACGTCGCTCGGTACCGATAAGACCGGAGCCTACATCCTCGCCGGGGCGTTCGGCGGTTCGCCCGACCTCTCCATGTACACCATTGGTACCACCAATCTTGGGCAACTTGCGCTAGCCACCAGCACCGCTACGGGAATGGATCCAGCCGGCGTCAACGAAATCGCTCTTACTCACTAA